A region of Piscinibacter gummiphilus DNA encodes the following proteins:
- a CDS encoding AIPR family protein, which produces MDLTEFLRETQADVATMVEDGVPHSELAFTEIVMKHMSEIGMTFEPVACHVKNSVNREQFRLSGYAISDDDTQLDLFVTLYDGVEKPTSVPPSEIREAAEQCLSFLSLSAAGKLAPLLDESDDARTLAQILHDAYDELENVRVYLLTDRVAKSKFFKTRVVAGKAVRMEIMDIERLHRHLSEGKPRDELLVDFTDVSGAPLPCVFVPGDNDDYDYALTAIPGEALRLLYEKFGARLLEANVRSFLSVKGRKTVNAGIQTTLRTTPGRFMAYNNGIVLVADEMRMATAVDGAKGIAWLKGLQIVNGGQTTASLYFAKKKYPETDLSRVRVPAKIIVMRTQDAAAEEALVSDISRYANSQNAVSQSDLSANKPFHVAIERLSLSVYCPDGVGRWFYERAAGSYATMLARDGNTEARLKALKEAIPATRRITKTDLAKYIVAWDQQPDFVSLGAQKNFDKFMSSLTVEGAEAPAPTVADYKVMIAKAKLFRDTAKYTLKAFKAGQNNVAAYTISIVAQQLGDRIDLERVWNAQGPSPELFEQIKVWAGEVNDIFVRSANGRLVSEWAKKPECRDLVMGSTFSKPAKGIPELR; this is translated from the coding sequence ATGGATCTGACGGAATTCTTGCGAGAGACCCAGGCGGACGTGGCGACCATGGTGGAAGACGGCGTTCCCCATTCCGAGCTGGCATTCACGGAGATCGTGATGAAGCACATGTCTGAGATCGGCATGACTTTTGAGCCTGTTGCATGCCACGTCAAGAACTCGGTGAATCGGGAGCAGTTCCGCCTTAGCGGCTACGCCATCTCTGACGACGACACTCAGCTCGACCTGTTCGTGACGCTGTACGACGGAGTGGAGAAACCGACCTCCGTGCCGCCCTCCGAGATCAGAGAAGCTGCAGAGCAGTGCCTGAGCTTTCTCTCCCTCAGCGCTGCGGGAAAACTCGCCCCCCTGCTCGACGAGTCGGACGACGCGCGCACGCTTGCCCAGATCCTGCACGACGCCTATGACGAGCTGGAGAATGTGCGCGTCTATCTGCTCACCGACCGCGTCGCCAAGTCGAAGTTCTTCAAGACCAGAGTGGTCGCTGGCAAAGCCGTTCGCATGGAGATCATGGACATCGAGCGGTTGCATCGCCACCTTTCCGAAGGCAAACCCCGCGACGAACTGTTGGTGGACTTCACCGACGTCTCGGGAGCCCCTCTGCCATGCGTGTTCGTTCCGGGCGACAACGACGACTACGACTACGCACTCACGGCCATTCCGGGCGAGGCGCTGCGGTTGCTATACGAGAAATTTGGCGCACGCCTCCTCGAAGCCAACGTCCGATCCTTTCTGAGCGTCAAGGGACGCAAAACTGTAAACGCCGGAATCCAGACGACGCTGCGGACCACTCCAGGCAGATTCATGGCCTACAACAACGGCATCGTGCTGGTGGCGGACGAGATGCGCATGGCGACCGCCGTCGATGGCGCGAAGGGAATCGCTTGGCTCAAGGGCCTGCAGATCGTCAATGGCGGTCAGACCACGGCGTCGCTTTACTTCGCGAAGAAAAAGTATCCGGAGACGGACCTGTCTCGAGTGCGTGTCCCGGCCAAGATCATTGTCATGCGGACCCAGGACGCGGCCGCCGAGGAGGCGTTGGTCTCGGATATTTCGAGGTATGCAAACAGTCAGAACGCTGTGAGCCAATCGGACCTTTCGGCAAACAAACCGTTCCATGTCGCGATCGAGCGGCTCTCGCTATCCGTGTACTGCCCGGACGGAGTCGGGCGATGGTTCTATGAGCGCGCAGCCGGTAGCTATGCCACCATGCTGGCGCGTGACGGCAACACCGAGGCCCGCCTGAAGGCCTTGAAGGAAGCCATTCCTGCAACCCGGCGCATCACGAAGACGGACCTCGCGAAGTACATCGTGGCCTGGGATCAGCAGCCCGATTTCGTGAGCCTTGGGGCGCAGAAGAACTTCGACAAGTTCATGAGTTCGCTCACAGTGGAAGGCGCGGAGGCCCCGGCGCCGACCGTCGCTGACTACAAGGTGATGATCGCCAAGGCAAAACTGTTCCGGGACACCGCCAAGTACACGTTGAAAGCCTTCAAGGCCGGTCAGAACAACGTGGCGGCCTACACCATCTCGATCGTCGCGCAACAGCTCGGTGATCGAATCGACCTTGAGCGGGTGTGGAACGCCCAGGGGCCCTCGCCCGAGTTGTTCGAGCAGATCAAGGTCTGGGCCGGCGAGGTGAACGACATCTTCGTACGATCCGCCAATGGCCGCTTGGTCTCCGAATGGGCCAAAAAACCCGAATGCCGCGACTTGGTCATGGGTTCGACCTTCTCCAAGCCTGCCAAGGGCATCCCTGAGCTTCGCTAG
- a CDS encoding IS481 family transposase: MNTHKHARLTYARRAEMVKEMTEQGLSACEAAAKHGVTPPTARKWLGRYLAGGVAALADASSRPARSPRSIEPGKALLIVELRQRRMLQSRIAKSVGVSEATVSRVLARAGLSKLSDLEPREPVQRYEHKQPGDLLHIDTKKLGRIERPSHRVTGNRRDSVNGAGWEFLFVAVDDHARVAFTAMHPDERTESAVQFLRDAVAYYNRLGVTIKRLLTDNGSAFRSKLFRAACEQLGIQQKFTRAYRPQTNGKAERFIQSALREWAYGWTYRNSEERREVLHSWQHHYNWHRPHHGIGRVPPASRLPGPRYNLLTLHS; the protein is encoded by the coding sequence ATGAACACCCATAAGCATGCCCGACTTACCTACGCGCGCCGAGCGGAGATGGTCAAAGAAATGACCGAGCAGGGCCTGAGCGCCTGTGAAGCGGCCGCCAAGCACGGGGTAACGCCCCCCACGGCCAGGAAGTGGCTGGGGCGGTACCTGGCAGGAGGTGTTGCCGCCCTGGCTGATGCATCGTCTCGGCCGGCTCGCTCGCCCCGGAGTATCGAGCCGGGCAAGGCGTTGCTTATCGTTGAACTGCGCCAGCGCCGGATGCTGCAATCGCGCATCGCCAAGAGCGTCGGCGTGTCGGAGGCGACCGTCAGCCGTGTGCTGGCACGGGCCGGCCTGTCCAAGCTCTCGGACCTGGAGCCGCGCGAGCCCGTACAGCGATACGAGCACAAGCAGCCGGGCGACCTGCTGCACATCGACACAAAGAAGCTTGGACGCATCGAGCGCCCGAGTCATCGCGTAACCGGCAATCGCCGCGACTCGGTCAATGGCGCAGGCTGGGAGTTCCTGTTCGTCGCAGTAGACGACCACGCGCGCGTGGCCTTCACGGCCATGCACCCCGACGAGCGCACAGAGAGCGCGGTGCAGTTCCTGCGCGATGCCGTGGCGTACTACAACCGTTTGGGCGTGACCATCAAGCGGCTGTTGACCGACAACGGTTCAGCCTTCCGTTCCAAGCTATTCAGGGCCGCTTGCGAGCAGCTGGGCATCCAGCAGAAGTTCACTCGCGCCTACCGTCCACAAACCAACGGCAAGGCCGAGCGCTTCATCCAGTCGGCCCTGCGCGAGTGGGCCTACGGCTGGACGTACCGGAACTCCGAGGAGCGACGCGAAGTCCTGCACAGCTGGCAGCATCACTACAACTGGCACCGGCCTCACCACGGCATCGGTCGCGTGCCGCCGGCCTCTCGACTACCCGGGCCGAGATACAACCTCTTGACGCTTCACAGCTAG
- a CDS encoding PD-(D/E)XK motif protein has protein sequence MARLSEELSLAWSSLPVDGDARPGWRAVPMSRPGAMPLRAGRRYPGGLEALMTRFDRATLPAAQNLPAGLGFTVERAGPLPDGGVWLALTRTESGGLELFSEMACNVAEALDACPGDDEAHALRVMLGRIRAWQEFMRNGALALSAEKEIGLLGELHALSSMFILGVEPVAAIEAWTGPNDGLRDFEIGTGAIEVKTTNASSGFKVRIGSLEQLDDAVRQPLYLAGVRLRETASGKTLPETVDELRSDPSVTSVAKVLLEDRLLAAGYRDSHAVRYSRRFTVAGTRVLHVDDGFPRLTPSKVPHGVTSASYEVDFENAPGASVGFDGALKKLGAI, from the coding sequence ATGGCGCGTCTGAGTGAAGAGCTCTCGCTCGCGTGGAGTTCGTTGCCAGTCGACGGCGACGCACGACCTGGGTGGAGAGCTGTGCCGATGTCGCGACCTGGGGCGATGCCTCTGCGTGCGGGGAGGCGCTATCCCGGTGGTCTCGAGGCGCTGATGACGCGCTTCGACAGGGCGACGCTACCGGCTGCGCAGAATCTGCCTGCCGGATTGGGTTTTACCGTCGAGCGTGCAGGCCCGTTGCCCGACGGCGGGGTCTGGTTGGCGTTGACGCGCACCGAGTCGGGCGGTTTGGAACTTTTCTCGGAAATGGCCTGCAACGTGGCTGAAGCGCTCGACGCCTGCCCCGGGGACGACGAGGCGCATGCATTGCGAGTCATGCTTGGGCGCATCCGCGCCTGGCAGGAGTTCATGCGCAACGGTGCGCTGGCTTTGAGCGCCGAAAAAGAGATCGGCCTTTTGGGTGAACTCCACGCACTGTCCTCGATGTTCATTCTAGGTGTCGAACCCGTCGCTGCGATCGAAGCTTGGACCGGCCCCAACGACGGCTTGCGTGACTTCGAGATCGGAACCGGGGCCATCGAGGTGAAAACAACGAACGCCTCTTCGGGGTTCAAAGTTCGCATCGGCTCGCTTGAACAGCTGGACGACGCCGTTCGGCAGCCACTCTACTTGGCGGGCGTTCGACTGCGCGAGACAGCTTCGGGAAAGACACTTCCGGAGACGGTCGATGAGCTTCGCTCCGACCCCAGCGTAACCTCGGTCGCCAAGGTACTCCTGGAGGACCGTCTTTTGGCAGCAGGCTATCGAGACTCGCACGCAGTCAGGTACTCCAGGCGCTTTACCGTCGCCGGCACGAGGGTTCTTCACGTAGACGACGGATTTCCGCGGCTGACGCCGTCGAAAGTGCCGCATGGCGTGACTTCCGCCTCGTATGAGGTCGACTTCGAGAACGCTCCCGGAGCAAGTGTGGGCTTCGATGGAGCATTGAAAAAATTGGGAGCGATCTGA
- a CDS encoding very short patch repair endonuclease translates to MTDVVSPAVRSRMMSNIRPKNTKPEMVVRKALFAAGYRFRLHRKDLPGSPDVVLPGHKVAIFTHGCFWHMHSGCRNAKLPATRPEFWKTKLLANVDRDARAADALRLLGWRVLTVWECSTRNPRTVAELSEMLSEWIEGLEDRGEISAAKNL, encoded by the coding sequence ATGACGGACGTCGTGTCACCTGCCGTGCGGAGCCGCATGATGTCCAACATCCGGCCGAAGAACACGAAGCCCGAGATGGTGGTGCGCAAAGCTCTCTTCGCAGCGGGCTACCGCTTTCGACTGCACCGCAAGGACCTGCCGGGGTCGCCAGACGTTGTCCTCCCGGGCCACAAGGTTGCGATATTCACGCATGGATGCTTCTGGCACATGCATTCGGGGTGCAGGAACGCCAAGCTACCTGCGACCCGTCCCGAGTTCTGGAAGACCAAGCTTCTGGCGAATGTCGACCGGGACGCGCGCGCTGCCGACGCGCTGAGACTACTTGGCTGGCGCGTCCTGACAGTCTGGGAATGCAGCACGCGCAATCCCAGGACGGTCGCGGAATTGTCCGAAATGCTGTCCGAATGGATCGAAGGCCTCGAAGACCGCGGAGAAATCAGCGCCGCGAAGAATCTATGA
- a CDS encoding Z1 domain-containing protein: MADASPTQGKLISIAQTLLRDEPDETKRSPTLIAEVVAGIASLHFKSRAEEINQPAAVAELIRRFSHWISTDATLSDVTGHVDWLNAARKKDWRYWHRLSRYMERTLAADVVDALDRSTDEILGLLEDPEREGHWDRRGLVVGHVQSGKTSSYSALICKAADAGYKIIIVLAGLHNNLRSQTQIRLEEAFLGYETSPNRDPGKPLGVFFEDSDPEIHPHCATTREDNGDFNAGIAKHFAISPEERPWLFVIKKNKTVMARLLKWIQGHHVADATDAATGRRIVTKLPLLVIDDESDHASVDTGEQTFDSEGVADPDHQPKAINSLIRRILSSFAKSAYVGYTATPFANIFIHRQAATREEGSDLFPRSFIKNLTAPSNYVGPARVFGARGPNGRVGGLPLTRIIKDHIDGEGPHGWMPEKHKKDHVPTYAGQEMVTPSLREAIHSFLITCAMRSLRGQKTKHASMLVHVTRFTGVQAEVRRQVEQVVKDLRQALTRRINHEKVLADLRDLWERDFLPTSAVIAKTMDELKETSPMHSWSEIEAILPETIGDIALRTINGSAKEAFEYAEREATGLKVIAIGGDKLARGLTLEGLTTSYFVRTTKMYDTLLQMGRWFGYRPGYLDLCRLYTTEDLVDWFGHIADASEELREEFDAMAASGATPEQYGLRVASHDTLLVTSPLKMRTAQNLSLSYSGSAVQTITFKNDKASLQSNLNATFELIQAMGAPASGAPRQERDEKPDEWKRSYIWREVDAGVVIDFLKAYVVPAGIERANSSVMAEFIEKMNEIGLLKKWTVALVAEGADGEKTYHFPRGISLKSLPSRSHRGDASRYSIGALTEPEDEAIDVGYDMWKSALNATLKSWKPDPARNRFDPPSRPNGKALRQLVSPEAIGEASRGLLLLYPLTPSGAAGAVPEDWNDPIMAFAASFPSSEKTVKVEYMVDHLYWKNEYGASE, from the coding sequence ATGGCAGATGCAAGTCCCACCCAAGGCAAGCTCATTTCTATCGCACAGACCTTGCTGCGCGATGAGCCCGACGAGACCAAACGCTCTCCGACGCTGATCGCCGAGGTTGTCGCGGGTATCGCCTCACTCCACTTCAAGTCGAGAGCTGAGGAAATCAACCAACCCGCCGCCGTTGCGGAGCTGATCCGGCGGTTCAGCCATTGGATCTCGACCGACGCAACGCTCAGCGACGTCACCGGCCATGTCGACTGGCTCAACGCAGCTCGCAAGAAGGATTGGCGCTACTGGCATCGACTCAGCCGCTACATGGAGAGGACGCTGGCGGCCGACGTAGTCGACGCTCTTGACCGCTCCACAGACGAAATTCTGGGGCTTCTCGAAGATCCGGAGCGCGAAGGTCACTGGGATCGCCGAGGACTGGTTGTTGGTCACGTTCAGTCCGGAAAGACCAGCAGCTATTCCGCGCTGATCTGTAAAGCAGCAGACGCGGGATACAAGATCATCATTGTCTTGGCAGGTCTGCACAACAACCTGCGCTCGCAGACGCAGATCCGGCTTGAAGAGGCGTTCCTCGGATACGAGACATCGCCCAACCGTGATCCTGGCAAGCCGCTCGGTGTCTTCTTTGAGGACAGCGATCCGGAAATCCACCCGCATTGCGCGACCACACGCGAGGACAACGGCGACTTCAATGCAGGCATTGCGAAACACTTTGCGATTTCGCCCGAGGAGCGGCCTTGGCTGTTCGTGATCAAGAAGAACAAGACGGTGATGGCCCGTCTGCTCAAATGGATCCAGGGCCACCACGTGGCAGATGCAACTGACGCAGCCACCGGACGGCGAATCGTCACCAAGTTGCCGCTCTTGGTCATCGACGACGAGTCCGACCATGCATCCGTGGACACCGGCGAGCAGACTTTCGACTCCGAGGGCGTGGCCGACCCAGATCATCAGCCGAAGGCAATCAACAGCCTCATTCGCCGAATTCTCAGTTCCTTCGCGAAGTCGGCCTACGTTGGCTACACCGCGACACCGTTCGCCAACATCTTCATCCACCGGCAGGCTGCAACCAGGGAAGAAGGATCCGACCTCTTTCCTCGCTCGTTCATCAAGAATCTGACTGCGCCTTCCAACTACGTTGGCCCCGCACGAGTCTTCGGGGCGAGAGGGCCCAACGGACGTGTCGGTGGGTTGCCGCTGACCCGAATCATCAAGGATCACATCGACGGGGAAGGCCCACACGGCTGGATGCCTGAGAAGCACAAGAAAGATCATGTGCCCACTTACGCGGGCCAAGAGATGGTGACGCCTTCACTTCGCGAGGCCATCCATTCATTCCTGATCACATGTGCGATGCGCTCACTCCGAGGTCAGAAGACCAAGCATGCCTCCATGCTGGTCCACGTGACCCGATTCACGGGTGTGCAGGCAGAGGTGCGCAGGCAGGTCGAGCAGGTCGTCAAGGATCTGCGCCAGGCACTGACCCGAAGAATCAATCATGAAAAGGTTCTGGCCGACTTGCGCGATCTGTGGGAGCGCGACTTCTTGCCTACCAGCGCCGTCATCGCGAAAACGATGGACGAGCTGAAGGAGACTTCGCCGATGCACTCCTGGTCCGAAATCGAGGCCATCCTGCCAGAGACCATAGGTGACATAGCCCTCAGAACGATCAACGGATCGGCGAAGGAGGCCTTCGAATACGCGGAGCGCGAGGCCACTGGGCTCAAGGTGATCGCAATCGGAGGCGACAAGCTGGCGCGTGGCCTCACACTCGAAGGCCTGACCACCAGTTACTTTGTCCGAACGACAAAGATGTATGACACGCTGCTGCAGATGGGACGTTGGTTTGGGTACCGTCCTGGCTACTTGGACCTTTGCCGCCTCTATACCACGGAGGATCTGGTCGACTGGTTCGGTCACATCGCCGACGCATCCGAGGAACTTCGCGAGGAATTCGATGCCATGGCTGCCAGCGGCGCTACACCTGAGCAGTACGGGCTCCGGGTCGCCTCTCATGACACGCTACTCGTTACTTCCCCACTAAAGATGCGCACCGCGCAGAATCTGTCCCTCTCATACAGTGGCAGCGCGGTTCAGACGATCACGTTCAAGAACGACAAGGCATCCCTTCAATCCAACCTCAATGCGACCTTCGAGTTGATCCAAGCCATGGGCGCCCCGGCCTCCGGCGCCCCCAGACAAGAGCGCGACGAGAAGCCGGACGAATGGAAGCGCTCGTACATCTGGCGTGAGGTCGATGCAGGCGTCGTCATTGACTTCCTGAAGGCGTACGTCGTGCCCGCCGGCATCGAGCGTGCCAATAGCAGCGTGATGGCCGAGTTCATCGAGAAGATGAACGAGATCGGTTTGTTGAAGAAGTGGACAGTCGCGTTGGTCGCGGAAGGAGCCGACGGCGAGAAGACGTATCACTTCCCGCGAGGCATCTCGTTGAAGAGTTTGCCTTCTCGGTCACACCGCGGAGATGCGTCCAGGTACTCGATCGGGGCGTTGACCGAGCCCGAGGATGAGGCCATCGACGTAGGCTATGACATGTGGAAGAGTGCGCTCAACGCCACACTGAAATCGTGGAAACCGGATCCCGCGCGTAACCGATTTGATCCGCCGTCCCGCCCCAATGGGAAGGCGCTCCGCCAGTTGGTGTCGCCGGAAGCCATTGGTGAAGCCAGCCGTGGTTTGCTGCTTCTCTATCCGCTGACGCCGAGCGGCGCGGCGGGCGCGGTGCCCGAGGATTGGAACGATCCGATCATGGCCTTCGCGGCCAGTTTCCCGTCCAGCGAAAAGACCGTCAAAGTCGAATACATGGTCGATCACCTCTACTGGAAGAACGAGTATGGCGCGTCTGAGTGA
- a CDS encoding DNA cytosine methyltransferase produces the protein MLRKTIPVVDLFAGPGGLGEGFSSIVGNDGRRRFEVKVSIEKEEIAHRTLTLRALFRSFPKGKVPDCYYDYLRGSITREALFAHPDVPEESRRAAEEAKCAELGVTPHDEIDGWIKAALNGAKEWVLIGGPPCQAYSMAGRSRMRPGDSEKFEKDKRHFLYTEYLRIIKEFGPAVFVMENVKGILTSKHGGSPIFDRILGDLRDPGNGFKYRVRSFVVDDDDPSPQDFLIESEKFGLPQARHRVILFGIRSDLAEASWKLLGQARRFRLAETFRQVSVREALAGLPPLRSKLSQEPDSREAWLSAVREAPNGLKGWQDPLRKAIETEMTRAVHAARNSEAFGGRFIKQPVPLGVDMPKKLRDWIGDPKLGGVIQHETRNHMRSDLSRYMFASCFAAIRGCSPKLPEFPQKLLPAHGNMDADTVPFLDRFRVQVAGLPSTTVVSHICKDGHYYIHYDPSQCRSLTVREAARLQTFPDNYLFEGNRTQQYWQVGNAVPPFLARQIAEVVVDFIDSSRR, from the coding sequence ATGTTGCGCAAGACCATTCCTGTTGTTGACCTGTTTGCTGGGCCTGGAGGCCTAGGGGAAGGCTTCTCCTCCATCGTAGGCAACGATGGCCGAAGACGATTCGAGGTCAAGGTTTCGATCGAGAAGGAAGAGATCGCGCACCGCACCTTGACGCTACGCGCGCTCTTCCGTTCGTTTCCCAAAGGTAAGGTTCCCGACTGCTACTACGATTACCTTCGCGGTTCGATCACGCGCGAGGCTCTCTTTGCACACCCGGACGTCCCTGAGGAGTCGCGCCGAGCCGCGGAGGAGGCCAAGTGCGCCGAGCTTGGCGTCACGCCGCACGACGAGATCGACGGCTGGATCAAAGCGGCCTTGAACGGAGCCAAGGAATGGGTGCTGATTGGCGGCCCACCTTGCCAAGCCTATTCCATGGCGGGCCGGTCCCGCATGCGGCCGGGGGACTCTGAGAAGTTCGAGAAGGACAAGCGGCACTTCCTCTATACGGAGTACCTGCGAATCATCAAAGAGTTCGGGCCGGCGGTGTTCGTGATGGAGAACGTCAAGGGCATCTTGACGTCGAAGCACGGTGGGTCGCCCATCTTCGATCGTATCCTCGGTGATCTGCGCGACCCGGGAAACGGCTTCAAATATCGGGTGCGCTCTTTCGTGGTTGATGACGACGATCCGTCCCCTCAGGATTTCCTTATCGAGTCGGAGAAGTTCGGGCTGCCTCAAGCACGGCACCGCGTCATCCTTTTCGGCATCCGCTCCGATCTCGCAGAGGCTTCGTGGAAGTTGCTGGGGCAAGCGCGGCGCTTTCGATTGGCGGAGACCTTCCGCCAAGTCAGCGTGCGCGAGGCGTTGGCTGGCTTGCCTCCGCTTCGCAGCAAGCTGTCTCAAGAGCCTGACAGTCGAGAAGCGTGGCTGTCGGCTGTCAGGGAGGCACCCAACGGTTTGAAGGGGTGGCAGGACCCACTTCGCAAAGCGATAGAGACTGAGATGACACGGGCTGTTCACGCGGCGCGAAACAGTGAGGCCTTTGGGGGACGCTTCATCAAGCAGCCCGTTCCACTGGGCGTTGACATGCCCAAGAAATTACGAGACTGGATTGGCGATCCGAAGCTCGGCGGAGTGATACAGCACGAGACCCGAAATCACATGAGGTCGGACCTTAGCCGATACATGTTTGCCTCGTGCTTCGCCGCGATCCGCGGATGCTCGCCGAAGCTGCCGGAGTTCCCGCAAAAGCTGCTTCCTGCTCACGGGAACATGGACGCCGACACCGTACCGTTCCTCGACCGCTTCCGCGTGCAGGTCGCCGGACTGCCTTCCACTACAGTCGTGTCGCACATTTGCAAGGACGGGCACTACTACATCCACTACGATCCGTCGCAGTGCCGTAGCTTGACGGTGCGCGAGGCCGCGCGCTTGCAGACGTTCCCGGACAACTACCTGTTCGAAGGCAACCGCACCCAACAGTATTGGCAAGTAGGAAATGCCGTGCCGCCGTTTCTCGCGCGCCAGATCGCCGAGGTAGTCGTCGATTTCATAGATTCTTCGCGGCGCTGA
- a CDS encoding ATP-binding protein, producing MTGNTRAAPPRAGAMLEALRGLGYSTGAALADIVDNSISAKASQVDIVFAWAGSKSSVSVLDDGRGMHDEELQSAMTLGDKSPLDTRDAGDLGRFGMGLKTASLSQCRRLTVGTARDGAHSCLRWDLDELMKDPTGGWLLFEGPAAGSDSHFNALAEKEHGTLVLWEEMDRIVTQGYTSADYLDLIDSVEAHLAMVFHRLLDGPKPRLRLTINGKLVEPWDPFMMGHPAKTWNSPVERFRSDSGVVAVECHVLPHKDKLSPGDFSRGAGESGWNAQQGFYVYRNERLLVAGGWLGLGQGRAWNREEAFRLARIRLDIPNTADADWKIDIRKSTARVPVSIRPWLTRFAEDTRDRARKVFAFRGAPIAPRGSAPIEMAWRTDHGSSGARFRIDEKHPAVAAVLDACADQGELIRAMLRVLEETVPVQRIWLDTAENKTTPRTGFSGETDESVSKVLRTLYNDMVGRKGMGAELARKALLSTEPFQNYPALVERLGDEASTQAAS from the coding sequence ATGACCGGCAACACACGAGCGGCGCCGCCTCGCGCCGGAGCAATGCTGGAGGCCCTGCGCGGGCTTGGGTACTCGACCGGCGCGGCGTTGGCGGACATCGTGGACAACAGCATTTCGGCCAAGGCCTCGCAGGTTGACATCGTCTTCGCATGGGCGGGCAGCAAGAGCAGCGTCAGCGTACTGGACGACGGGCGAGGCATGCATGACGAAGAACTGCAAAGCGCCATGACGCTCGGCGACAAGAGCCCTCTCGACACGCGCGATGCAGGCGACCTCGGACGCTTCGGAATGGGATTGAAGACCGCATCCTTGTCGCAGTGCCGCCGGCTCACCGTAGGCACTGCGCGCGACGGCGCTCACTCGTGCCTTCGTTGGGATCTCGACGAGTTGATGAAGGATCCGACCGGGGGCTGGCTTTTGTTTGAAGGGCCGGCGGCTGGCTCGGACTCTCACTTCAACGCACTTGCCGAAAAGGAGCACGGCACTCTGGTCTTGTGGGAGGAGATGGATCGCATCGTCACTCAAGGCTACACGTCGGCGGACTACCTCGATCTCATCGACAGCGTCGAGGCGCATTTGGCCATGGTGTTTCACCGTCTGCTCGATGGGCCCAAGCCGCGGCTTCGACTGACCATCAACGGAAAACTCGTCGAGCCCTGGGATCCGTTCATGATGGGTCATCCCGCCAAGACGTGGAACTCCCCCGTGGAAAGGTTCCGGTCCGACTCCGGCGTGGTCGCCGTGGAGTGCCACGTCCTCCCGCACAAGGACAAGTTGTCGCCCGGAGACTTCTCTCGTGGCGCTGGCGAAAGCGGCTGGAATGCTCAGCAAGGCTTCTACGTCTATCGCAATGAGCGGCTGTTGGTGGCCGGTGGCTGGCTCGGTCTCGGTCAAGGCCGAGCCTGGAACCGCGAAGAAGCATTTCGCTTGGCGCGCATCCGCCTAGACATTCCCAACACTGCCGACGCCGATTGGAAGATCGACATTCGCAAGTCCACAGCTCGGGTGCCTGTGTCGATCCGCCCTTGGCTGACCCGATTCGCGGAAGATACGCGTGACAGGGCCCGCAAGGTCTTCGCGTTTCGCGGCGCCCCGATTGCGCCCCGCGGTAGCGCGCCGATCGAGATGGCTTGGAGAACTGACCACGGAAGTTCGGGAGCGCGCTTCCGGATCGACGAAAAACACCCAGCGGTGGCTGCGGTACTCGACGCCTGCGCCGACCAAGGTGAGCTGATTCGAGCGATGCTCCGCGTCCTCGAAGAGACGGTCCCAGTTCAGCGCATCTGGCTCGATACAGCAGAGAACAAGACAACGCCGCGGACGGGATTCTCCGGAGAGACCGATGAGTCTGTCAGCAAGGTTCTGCGCACGCTCTACAACGACATGGTCGGACGCAAGGGAATGGGCGCCGAACTCGCTCGCAAAGCATTGCTTTCGACCGAACCCTTTCAGAACTACCCCGCACTCGTCGAGCGGTTGGGCGACGAAGCATCCACACAGGCCGCAAGCTAG